A part of bacterium genomic DNA contains:
- a CDS encoding tetratricopeptide repeat protein — CEKGESEASVAAGADSLIDKLFYLRRAQRFCPSEPKWYVELGNVYVALGRPEDAKTQYEDALQLKGDYAPAKKGLEGLEATETEVY; from the coding sequence ATTGTGAGAAGGGTGAGTCTGAAGCGAGCGTAGCAGCTGGCGCAGACTCATTAATAGACAAGCTCTTTTATCTCCGTCGAGCGCAGCGTTTCTGCCCAAGCGAGCCAAAGTGGTACGTTGAACTTGGGAATGTATACGTGGCTCTCGGTCGTCCGGAGGATGCAAAGACGCAGTATGAGGATGCTCTGCAGTTGAAGGGTGACTATGCTCCCGCAAAAAAAGGTCTAGAGGGGTTAGAAGCCACGGAAACAGAGGTGTATTAA